Genomic window (Culex pipiens pallens isolate TS chromosome 3, TS_CPP_V2, whole genome shotgun sequence):
CAGGTAAGTAACATGCcacaatttttggaaattgtgcacaactttgtcgaagacaccaaatcgatcaaaaaattccttgaatagatacagaatttttaattttcatgtttcatttttgtatggagcaaaATTTGTAAggcaaattatatggacaaactaatgatgcaaaattgcttctttgggcattccaaaggcaccaaaaaagtttcagccggattaaaaaatacaaaaattaaatttaaaaaaagaccgatttcgtggagaattgctccatTCTCAAAGCATGAATTATACAAACCATTATGTGCTAAGCAATTTGTCCAGCAGAAAGTAAAAATCATACGCATTTTAAGTAAAACAAACTTCTAACCAAATGAAGAAAATTGATAATTCAAAAGAATTGAaactaataatttaaatataattttaccatgtttttgggaaaaatgttCACTGAACCTGTGAATGCAGTCTGTTTGACGATTagttgttattttgtttgttggatttataatcattttttttttgttatgctaAATAATTTTACAACCTCAAATCAAATCCAGCATTATTTTTGATGTTtctcaaaaatcatgttttttaaattaatatggtAATACTCTCAAAGTCTCTAAATCTCATAGAATTATTTAATTctctttgttttcatttttccgATATTTTGTTGTCAACATTTGCTTTGTAACATTTGTTATTAATAGGTTCCAGATTGTTTCCAAGCAGGGCAAGATTATTTCATAATGAGTTCCCTCAACGATTTCAAACAAGTTCACTCATCCTCGACGCTTCTTTCGTACAACCATCTCTTAACCATGATTCTCATTGCTCCCCTAACTTGTTTTCTCTTTTCACTCTCATTATCTTGCAGAGATCATCAACCGGTGGCTGCTCTCCATCAATCCAGCCGGCATTAATTAACACCACACCACCGACCGGTCTGAGGGTGACTCCCCTCCTCCATAAACGAAGAATAAAACCATCGCAAAATTCCTCCCCGTCATCCTTCTGACTCAGAAGTTCAAAATTAACGAGATCGTGACACTAAGGTGACAACAACAAGCGGTTGTTCAGCTCAGCGTGAAGCAGAGAGGGGGAGGGACCGACAACCTTTGAAAAACTCACATTAATCCCACCAACGTTCTAGGTGGCGGACCTTAAGTTGGGTGGTTCGTTCAAGATGTGTAATAAAGTCTCATAAAAGTGTTGGGAGTGAAATGAGAGTGCATAAATTCTGTCCAACCCAGAACCAAAAGCAGCATGGGGCGATATTCAGATGTGGGCGATTCTTTGTGGAGTTGACATCAGTATCGTTAATTGATAAAGTTCAAGTGTTCATGTTTTGATTTTAGTGTGAACAAATcatataaatttaatgaaactattttaaacaaataaaattttcaacaattcccCAGAGAATCGCCCTAAAACAACCCCCTTTCCCCCTGGAAAATAGTGGCAAGATACGAGAGGCATAGAGTGCAGCACCGCAGTTCTGAAATTCTGCAGGTCGTCATGCAGcctgcgtcgtcgtcgtcgtcagtaGCCTCCTTGAACTCTGTTGTAATGCTGTTATAAGGCTGCTGGATGCAACCCAGAAGTGCTGGTGACGGTGGTGGTCGACGACAATTGCAGTgtaaaagtttttaattatgCAGCACTTTTCGTCGCCGGAGGAAAATTCAAAGGAAAAATGAGAGTGGTCCTTCAAAGTTTGAAGGGGAAGAAAAGGAGGGTTTTTTTGGTGACAGGGACAAGGACACacagtgccagttttggttgAGTCACCCCATTATTACCGCGAGAGGGAACACTTTAATTGGAAGACTTGCACCGCTTGGCCTCTTTGGGTGGGATGCTGGACCTGGATGACACGTcgtattttggtcgttttgagtGGGAGAGTGATGTggtgaaattttaattgaaggTATTGTTTGCATAATGAAAAATGGTACAAGGTAACTTTTAAACTGCAAACTCGTCGTGATCATGCTTGTTAGAAGCCAAATCGAGTTATGGACGTCAATTTTCGCAGCAGTCAATGCCTCAGGTTCATGAACTTTTTCAAGGGGGTAGCACTTTGACTTCGAACTGTTCAGATTTTATAGACTCTGACAACATTTCccttaaacaaattttaggaaattagcTGACTGTGACTACAACTACggcttttttaacatttaaagattccgactctgactccaactccacagtttagtaattcacttcaaagttttaaagaaagcacacaaaaatattttgatattgatatttcaattccccacgaaaacagcatgagtcgaaaaaaaaaagttttccgatcaAGCTCAAAATTGACTGGGGCCTTGGCCGACATAATGAgatctgtattttttgtttgtccgttagggtgacctacgccgtattAGGGTGGTCGAAAAATTAGTTATTTtcgtcaattaaaaaaaaaacattttttttacattttttctaaaaatcatgacTCCACGCCAATTGAACCGATTTCAGCTTTTAAGGTGATTGTCCAATCATTAagagaaaaatagtttgaagactttaaaatgctgttttgactTGTCTgggccaaagagcctatgtctgcgatcatgaaatctttttttttcgaatcgtgctgttttcgtggggaatgcTGCTGATTGAGAAAATCTTTACAAAATTGGCTGatatattgaaattttagttaattcattttgaaattggGTGAAAATTTATGGAGGCTTccctatgtccaaagaagccatcctgcatttttgttTGCCGCTTAAAAACTCTTCATTCatttttggtagctgtccatgcATGAGAAAACATTTGAGATTCTGTATCTCGATTAAAAAAACCGATCTATTTGTTGTCTACAGCAATGTTGACGGATATGATTATgacaattcatgaaaaatagttacactaTAAAAATACCTATTTGCTTTTCCCTATTttccacaaaaataaaattcccgaAGCAACTTTTAAGCCACATATAAATATGGATACCTTTTTTTCTTATGGAAAGtcgatgttttattttaaaaaaatcaaaaaagactcttaaatttttcgaaaattattttaaaggaaAGCAAATTTACAATTGACACtacttaaaactttttttttcgatagaaCGCAACGTttccaagttatagccatttaaaTATTAACTTCAGGTTGTTGCTAACTAATGTTaactaaaaaaattgattttttttgaaaatcggaagAGATACCCCttgctcgattctttaggcaataataagtaactgtgccaattttgagccaaatcggttaaggttaaggggttgctttttatcgttgaagtttatatggggaaaatcgctaaaatgtatggggaaaaacatcgtttcagcaTTTTTTCTGTCAGGTAGCGCGGGTCTcgtccaaaattgtccaagtgtgagattcttgaatttaatttaaaaatttaatttcctacaactttgccgaagggtgcaaaacgatccgagttgattctgattttttgtgattttttttagtaaaaagtattttcttatgTGAGCTATTCTCTTTGAAATcggcgatttttattttttgtatttttttaatttggctcaatctttgtgggggccttccctatgaccaaagaagctattttgtgtcattggttcacccatacaagtctccatacaattttggcagctgccaaacaaaaatggtacgtaaatattcaaacagctgtaacttttgagtgaattttctgatcaatttggtgtcttcggcaaagttgtaggtattgttgaggactattgagaaaaaataggtaaacggaaacaaaaatttgccgattttttaactaacgttttttttttcacaaaaactcaatttcccaaaatacgtattttttgattttcgagatttttttatgttttaagggacaaaaatccgcaacttttgagccatagagaagtatggtcaaaaaatctgccgccaagttatgattttttgaaaaaaatagtgattattgaaaaaaatcgaaatgttatacaaaaaaaaattgcttatttttttatgtaaaattgaatttgcaatcgaaaagtacattacagatattttgataaaaggctccgttttcaagatatagccaccgaaagtttgattttagcgaaagtGTTTAGAAATTAAGTTTATTTGTACATTGCGCCGTTTACCCTATGAATTAGATCAGTTTGAAGATGAACCGTGAGAGAGAGAATGAGTGATGAgagtgtgtgagagagagagagagagaccgtACGGGAGTGCCCGACGGTTCAGTGTGTTTACATTTGCGAATAAAGTTTAAGTTGCTTGCCGATACTCGACCGGCCTGGTTCACTGAACCCGCGCGTGTACTCGTTTGCCCCGATCGTCGCGAATAAATCTGTGCGCACAAAAAACCGTGTTTTTATTCGGCCTACGGGTGAAGAAGTTTGGGTGTGAGGTCGTTGACCTCTGTCGAAGTGCGCTCTGGACGAGCAGAAGAAACTCCTCCGCAATACAGTCCACAATTTGAAGGGCTCGATCCGGAATAttggtccttcgaaccggatcGAAGTGGCCGGCCCGAAGTGAAAGGACTTTTTGTGCGCGCGCGTGTGAAGTGGCCTGTTCGCGGAACATTGGTCCTTCGAGCCGGATCGAAGTGGCCGGCCCGAAGTGGAAGGACTTGAGTGTTGTGCGCGCGTGAAAAGTGGTCAGTTCGCGGAATAGTGGCCATCGCGATTTGGACAGTGCGAGTTCGCGGTAGTTGGCGCCATCGCGCAGTTTATTGCGGCTTTGTGctgcacttttttttgctgctctgCGATGTGGTGCTGACGGGAAGAAGCAGCTGAAGCGTTCCTGGTCTGCGGCGTTGCTGGGAGCTGATCTACGGCGGCTGGCGGACGGAAGCTGCGACTGCTGTGAAGGAGAGTGTTTGCGTGTGCTGGACGCTGTCACCGGAGGTTCCTGGAGGATCTGCAGCGTACCAGGAAGTGTTTGGGTTGCATGTGGTGCAtgaggtgtgtgtgtgcgtttgtgaGGTGTGTGCCATTTTGGGTTGAGTGATTGAGGATTTGTTTCGAGCGTTTTTTAATAAAGAAGTTGGATTTTTTCTACGCAAGAGCGTTTATTTCTGGGGTTGTGGTTTGGGTTGTTTCCTGCGCAAGCCCTGAATTGGTCTGTTCTCTGTCGGTCTGTCCACTGCTGGTACTCCACCTTGGCTGTCTCTCCCCACTGTCAATCGGGTCGCGTAGAACGTGGAGTCGATCGTTTCGGTGTTCGCGGTTGCAGTGTTCCAGATTTTTGGCGGTCAACGGTGAGTGAAGGCGGTGAAGGATGGACGAGTTGAAGGACTTGCAGAAGCAGGAGCGGCAGTTAATCCTTTCGATCAACGGTGTAGGAGCATTTGTTGAGGCGTACAAGAAGGCTGAGCACGAGAACCAGATCTCGATTCGGCTGGACACCTTGGAGGAGGCCATGCGGAAGTTCTACAAGGTGCGCCGCAAGATCGaagccatgatcgacgacgaggaTGAGGACGAAGTTGTTGGAGAGTCAAAGGAGGCTCGGAAGAAGCGGTTGGCTGATCTGGTGGTTCAGCGTGAGATGGAGTACAACAAGGCTCTTCGTGACGTCGAGGAGAGGTACTTCGTGGTGAAGGCGAAGCTGGTCGCGCTGCGCCCAGTCAAGGTTGAGCCCACTCCTGCCGCTGACCTGAACGAATCCTGCTTCGATCGCTCGACCTCTCGCATTAAGTTGCCGGACATCAAGCTGCCCAACTTCAGCGGCGCGCTGAAGGACTGGATCCCGTTTCGCGACACCTACAAGAGCCTCATCCACTCCAACATGCAGCTGCCGGACATCGACAAGTACACCTACTTGAGGTCCGCTCTGCAAGGTGAGGCACAGCTGGAGATCCTGTCGGTTGATTTCTCCGCAGAAGGCTACGACGTTGCTTGGAAAGCACTGGAGAAGAAGTACGACAACCACAAGCTCATCGTCAAGGCGTACCTGGACGCGATCTTCGACATCGAGCCACTGCGAAAGGAGAGTTTCGGCGGTCTGTCTCACCTGATCAGTGAGTTCGAGACAAACCTGCAGATGTTGAAGAAGCTTGGCGAAGGAACGGAAGCCTGGTCAACTATCCTGGTCCACATGCTCTGCGCGCGTTTGGATCATGCCACGCTGCGACTGTGGGAATCGCACCACAACTCGAAAGCTGTGCCGAAGTACGACGTTCTGATCGAGTTTCTGCGTGACCAGTGTACGGTGCTGCAATCGATCAAGGCCAACCGGCCCAGCGAAGGAGACGGACGGCAGAACCGATCGAGAATCTCAACCGCTCACACGTCCTCGCAGTCACAACGGCGCTGCCTGTTCTGTGGAGAGACGTTTCACATGCCGTTCAATTGTAGCAAGCTGAGAAACATGTCTGTGTCTCAACGTGTGGAGGAAGTAAATCGTCGTCGGCTGTGTAGGAATTGTTTGAATGCTGGTCATTACGCCGATGGATGTTCTCGTGGTTCGTGTTCCCGCTGCGGCGCTAGACATCACACGTTGCTGCATTATGACACGCCGGCACCTGCTGGCGCTCGTCAAGGAAGATCCTCCGTTCAGAATACGCAAAATCGacccccagcagctggacaacaacaacacacgAGACAGCAAGGCCAGACACAGAGCAGTTCCACCCAACCAACCACAAGTTCCTACCCCGTGCACCAATCCACTTCTCGAAACACtcacccaccaccacccacaGACTCTCGCAATTCCACCACCCTCAATGCGGCATCCCTCCCCGCACAAAATGCACCAACACTGTCCTGCCAAGTCCTCATGTCTACGGCTGTAGTTCGTGTTGAAGACCAGTTCGGAAACTATTCGCTCGCTCGGACACTTCTTGATTCGTGTTCCGAGTTCTGCTACATGACTAGCACCTTTTCCAAGAAGCTGAAGTTCCGGACAACACCCGACGTACTGAGAGTACAGGGCATCGGAAACGGCTCGGCGACGTCGCTGAAGGCCGTACGTGCGAAGATCCAGCCGCGGTTGGATACGATCTCGTCGTTCTCGGAGGAAATGCGGTTCCACTTGCTGCAGAAGATTTCCAGTGATTTACCCGCCACACCGGTCGACGTCAGCCAGTTGATGCTCCCCAGTGACATCATCCTCGCTGATCCGCACTTCGGGGAACCTGGTCCCATTGATATGATCATCGGTGCTGAGTTTTTCCTCGATCTGCTGTCTGCTGGTCGGCGTAAGATCGTCGAGGACGGTCCGACGCTTCAAGAGACTGTGTT
Coding sequences:
- the LOC120420692 gene encoding uncharacterized protein LOC120420692; translation: MDELKDLQKQERQLILSINGVGAFVEAYKKAEHENQISIRLDTLEEAMRKFYKVRRKIEAMIDDEDEDEVVGESKEARKKRLADLVVQREMEYNKALRDVEERYFVVKAKLVALRPVKVEPTPAADLNESCFDRSTSRIKLPDIKLPNFSGALKDWIPFRDTYKSLIHSNMQLPDIDKYTYLRSALQGEAQLEILSVDFSAEGYDVAWKALEKKYDNHKLIVKAYLDAIFDIEPLRKESFGGLSHLISEFETNLQMLKKLGEGTEAWSTILVHMLCARLDHATLRLWESHHNSKAVPKYDVLIEFLRDQCTVLQSIKANRPSEGDGRQNRSRISTAHTSSQSQRRCLFCGETFHMPFNCSKLRNMSVSQRVEEVNRRRLCRNCLNAGHYADGCSRGSCSRCGARHHTLLHYDTPAPAGARQGRSSVQNTQNRPPAAGQQQHTRQQGQTQSSSTQPTTSSYPVHQSTSRNTHPPPPTDSRNSTTLNAASLPAQNAPTLSCQVLMSTAVVRVEDQFGNYSLARTLLDSCSEFCYMTSTFSKKLKFRTTPDVLRVQGIGNGSATSLKAVRAKIQPRLDTISSFSEEMRFHLLQKISSDLPATPVDVSQLMLPSDIILADPHFGEPGPIDMIIGAEFFLDLLSAGRRKIVEDGPTLQETVFGWIVSGKVPASSPSVPRTATYVSSTVDLKELMERFWELESCHVNSTHSVEESTCEELFNKTTIRDAEGRFVVTLPKKQRVIEKLGESRNMAMKRFIGMEKRFTTNPALKFMYTEFVHEYLLMKHMREVKEDSRECTKCVLRPRCTSR